A portion of the Burkholderia pseudomultivorans genome contains these proteins:
- a CDS encoding SDR family oxidoreductase, with translation MDLNLQDKVVIVTGGASGIGAAISMRVAGEGAIPVVFARHTPDDAFWRELTRIQPRAACLSVELQDEAQCRDAVARTVAQFGRIDGLVNNAGINDNVGLDAGRDAFVASLERNLVHYYVMAHYCVPHLKATRGAIVNVSSKTAVTGQGNTSGYCASKGAQLALTREWAVALRDDGVRVNAVIPAEVMTPLYRKWLDCFDDPDAKLAGIASKVPLGKRFTTAEEIADTAVFLLSERASHTTGQWLFVDGGYTHLDRAID, from the coding sequence GTGGATCTGAATCTGCAAGACAAGGTCGTGATCGTGACCGGCGGCGCGTCGGGTATCGGCGCCGCGATCTCGATGCGTGTCGCCGGCGAGGGCGCGATTCCGGTGGTATTCGCACGCCACACGCCGGACGACGCGTTCTGGCGCGAGTTGACCCGCATCCAGCCGCGCGCCGCATGTCTGTCGGTCGAGCTGCAGGACGAGGCGCAGTGCCGCGACGCGGTCGCCCGGACCGTTGCGCAATTCGGCCGCATCGACGGGCTCGTCAACAATGCGGGCATCAACGACAACGTCGGGCTCGACGCCGGGCGCGACGCGTTCGTCGCCTCACTCGAACGCAACCTCGTCCACTACTACGTGATGGCGCATTACTGCGTGCCGCATCTGAAGGCGACGCGCGGTGCGATCGTCAACGTGTCGTCGAAGACGGCCGTGACCGGCCAGGGCAACACGAGCGGCTATTGCGCATCGAAGGGCGCACAACTCGCGTTGACGCGCGAGTGGGCCGTCGCCTTGCGCGACGACGGCGTGCGCGTGAACGCGGTGATTCCGGCCGAGGTGATGACGCCGCTCTACCGGAAATGGCTCGACTGCTTCGACGATCCCGATGCGAAGCTCGCCGGGATCGCAAGCAAGGTGCCGCTGGGCAAACGCTTCACGACGGCCGAAGAAATCGCCGATACGGCCGTGTTCCTGCTGTCGGAACGCGCGTCGCATACCACCGGCCAGTGGTTGTTCGTCGACGGCGGCTATACCCATCTCGACCGCGCAATCGACTGA
- a CDS encoding sugar ABC transporter ATP-binding protein codes for MQPDSNPVTAHERREPLIALTGISKRFPGVLALDDCRFDLRAGEVHALMGENGAGKSTLMKIVAGVYPRDEGEIRMDGRAVEIDDPRAAQALGIGIIHQELNLMNHLSVAQNIFIGREPRGRFGVFVDEDKLNRDAAAIFARMRLDLDPRTPVGRLTVAKQQMVEIAKALSFDSRVLIMDEPTAALNNAEIAELFRIIRDLRAHGVGIVYISHKMDELRQIADRVTVMRDGKYVATVPMAETSMDAIIAMMVGRQLAVEFRTPPDTSANDVALEVRGLSRGRTIRDVGFTLRRGEILGFAGLMGAGRTEVARAVFGADPVDAGEIRVHGKTVTIRTPADAVKHGIGYLSEDRKHFGLAVGMDVQNNIALASMRRFVHRGAFLDARKMRDTAQSYVRQLAIRTPSIAQPARLLSGGNQQKIVIAKWLLRDCDILFFDEPTRGIDVGAKSEIYKLLDALAADGKAIVMISSELPEVLRMSHRILVMCEGRVTGELRAADATQEKIMQLATQRESTVLS; via the coding sequence ATGCAACCTGATTCGAATCCGGTCACCGCGCATGAACGACGCGAGCCGCTGATCGCGTTGACCGGCATCAGCAAGCGCTTCCCTGGCGTACTCGCGCTCGACGACTGCCGCTTCGACCTGCGCGCGGGCGAGGTGCATGCGCTGATGGGCGAGAACGGCGCCGGCAAGTCGACGCTGATGAAGATCGTCGCGGGCGTCTACCCGCGCGACGAAGGCGAGATCCGGATGGACGGCCGCGCGGTGGAGATCGACGATCCGCGTGCCGCGCAGGCGCTCGGGATCGGCATCATCCATCAGGAGCTGAACCTGATGAACCACCTGAGCGTCGCGCAGAACATCTTTATCGGCCGCGAGCCGCGCGGGCGCTTCGGCGTGTTCGTCGACGAGGACAAGCTCAACCGCGATGCGGCCGCGATCTTCGCGCGGATGCGGCTCGATCTCGATCCGCGCACGCCGGTCGGCCGCCTGACGGTCGCGAAGCAGCAGATGGTCGAGATCGCGAAGGCACTGTCGTTCGACTCGCGCGTGCTGATCATGGACGAGCCGACCGCCGCGTTGAACAACGCGGAGATCGCCGAGCTGTTTCGCATCATCCGCGACCTGCGCGCGCACGGCGTCGGCATCGTCTATATCTCGCACAAGATGGACGAATTGCGCCAGATCGCCGATCGCGTGACCGTGATGCGCGACGGCAAGTATGTCGCGACCGTGCCGATGGCGGAGACCTCGATGGACGCGATCATCGCGATGATGGTCGGCCGCCAGCTCGCTGTGGAATTCCGCACGCCGCCCGATACGTCCGCCAACGACGTCGCGCTCGAAGTGCGCGGGCTGTCGCGCGGCCGCACGATCCGCGACGTCGGCTTCACGCTGCGGCGCGGCGAGATTCTCGGCTTCGCAGGGCTGATGGGCGCGGGCCGTACCGAGGTCGCGCGCGCGGTGTTCGGCGCCGACCCGGTCGACGCCGGCGAAATCCGCGTGCACGGCAAGACCGTGACGATCCGCACGCCCGCCGACGCGGTAAAGCACGGCATCGGCTACCTGTCCGAGGATCGCAAGCATTTCGGGCTCGCGGTCGGCATGGACGTGCAGAACAACATCGCGCTGGCGAGCATGCGCCGCTTCGTGCACCGCGGCGCATTCCTCGATGCACGAAAGATGCGCGATACCGCGCAGTCGTACGTGCGGCAGCTCGCGATTCGCACGCCGTCGATCGCGCAGCCCGCGCGGCTGCTGTCGGGCGGCAACCAGCAGAAGATCGTGATCGCGAAATGGCTGCTGCGCGACTGCGACATCCTGTTCTTCGACGAGCCGACGCGCGGGATCGACGTCGGCGCGAAAAGCGAGATCTACAAGCTGCTCGATGCGCTCGCCGCCGACGGCAAGGCGATCGTGATGATCTCGTCGGAGCTGCCCGAAGTGCTGCGCATGAGCCACCGCATCCTCGTGATGTGCGAGGGCCGCGTGACGGGCGAGCTGCGCGCGGCCGACGCCACGCAGGAAAAGATCATGCAGCTCGCGACGCAGCGCGAGTCGACCGTATTGTCCTGA
- a CDS encoding ABC transporter permease, with protein sequence MSNDTQPVPPIASGDKPAGVPGLKSRFFNPAARQKLLAFASLMLLIVFFSFASSNFLEVDNLVAILQATAVNGVLAVACTYVIITSGIDLSVGTLMTFCAVMAGVVLTNWGMPLPLGILAALLFGALSGCVSGFVIAKMKVPPFIATLGMMMLLKGLSLVISGTRPIYFNDTPGFTSIAQDSLIGNLIPALPIPNAVLILFLVAIGASIVLNRTIFGRYTFALGSNEEALRLSGVNVDAWKIAVYTFSGTVCGIAGLLIASRLNSAQPALGQGYELDAIAAVVIGGTSLSGGAGSIVGTIIGAFIMSVLTNGLRIMSVAQEWQTVVTGVIIILAVYVDILRRRRR encoded by the coding sequence ATGTCCAACGATACGCAACCCGTCCCGCCGATCGCTTCCGGCGACAAGCCCGCCGGCGTGCCGGGCCTGAAGTCGCGCTTCTTCAATCCGGCCGCGCGACAGAAGCTGCTCGCGTTCGCGAGCCTCATGCTGCTGATCGTGTTTTTCAGCTTCGCATCGTCGAACTTCCTCGAAGTCGACAACCTCGTGGCGATCCTGCAGGCCACCGCCGTGAACGGCGTGCTGGCCGTCGCCTGCACGTACGTGATCATCACCTCGGGCATCGACCTGTCGGTCGGCACGCTGATGACGTTCTGCGCGGTGATGGCCGGCGTCGTGCTGACCAACTGGGGCATGCCGCTGCCGCTCGGAATCCTGGCCGCGTTGTTGTTCGGCGCGCTATCGGGCTGCGTGTCGGGCTTCGTGATCGCGAAGATGAAGGTGCCGCCGTTCATTGCGACGCTCGGCATGATGATGCTGCTGAAGGGCCTGTCGCTCGTGATCTCGGGCACGCGGCCGATCTACTTCAACGACACGCCGGGCTTCACGTCGATCGCGCAGGACTCGCTGATCGGCAATCTGATTCCCGCCTTGCCGATTCCGAACGCGGTGCTGATCCTGTTCCTCGTCGCGATCGGCGCGTCGATCGTGCTGAACCGGACGATCTTCGGTCGATACACGTTCGCACTCGGCAGCAACGAGGAAGCGCTGCGGCTGTCCGGCGTGAACGTCGACGCTTGGAAGATCGCGGTCTACACGTTCAGCGGCACGGTATGCGGCATCGCCGGCCTGCTGATCGCGTCGCGGCTGAACTCCGCCCAGCCGGCGCTCGGGCAAGGCTACGAACTCGACGCGATCGCGGCCGTCGTGATCGGCGGCACGTCGCTGTCGGGCGGCGCGGGCAGCATCGTCGGCACCATCATCGGCGCGTTCATCATGAGCGTGCTGACCAACGGCCTGCGCATCATGTCGGTCGCGCAGGAATGGCAGACCGTCGTGACCGGCGTGATCATCATCCTCGCCGTGTACGTCGACATCCTGCGCCGGCGGCGCCGCTGA